The window TGCGCAGCCACCTCCGACCTGCCGCGAAAAGGCCACTCAATCAACGCGGCATGTTCTGTGTCGCTGGCCTACAAGGGCATGGCAAAAATAACCTGGTCTATAAGCTCGAAGACAGCCCTGCCACTGTGATGACGCAGCAGCAGCGTAGTGTCGGCACTGAGGTTAAGCATCTGGCGACGCACCCAGCCGGCTACAGGGCTGGCGAAACGATGCTTGAGTTGGCCATAAGCCGGTTTCTTGCTGCAGGTCGTCGCGCCAAAGTAAGCTTAGTTGCTACGCCCGAAGCGCAAGGATTTCATGAGAAGAATGGCTTCAATAGATGACGCTTTTTTGGTGCGCCTGTTTTTGATTTTAAACGTCCGTTTGACGGCGCGCGCTCGGCGTTTCTGCGGGGCTTGGCCGAGACGAAGCCGCGATAATGGCCGCCCTAGCGATGTTGCAGGAGATCGTGGCAGGTCGACACCGGCTGGTTCAACGAAGAAGGAAGCGATCAGCGTACGAGTCAAAACGCGGATCGCGCGCCTACGAGACCTCCCATGTCGCCGGCAAGCCACACTCATGGTTGCCTCGCGCGCTTCCGTTGGCGAGGATCAAGCCGGCTGTTGGGGGTAGCTGCGGCGCCATCGCGTAGAGCTGCACTTCGGCCCTCCGGAGCAGTTCGACGGACTGAACCATCCCTTTTTCGCGCGCCTGCGGAGCCCGGACGAGAGCGCAGTTGGATCGTCGTACGAGCTCCCGAAAGGGCCGTCATTTTGACGCGTCCGGCGCGCCATTGCCACAGAGGTAGGTCCGTAGTGCCTGCACGCATACATCTGCATTCTTGTTGTCTCTCTTCTCCCGCGGAACGAAGGTGAGATCGGCGTGCCGATAATGTGGCGTCCGCTTCTCGACCATTTCATTGAAGGCTTTATTCCGATCGCTGGTCTGCAACAACGGGCGGCTCTTGTCCTTTGAAAGGCGCTTTCGAATCTTGTTCTGGTCGGTGTCGAGCCAGATCGAGACCGCTTTCTCGCTGATAAGGTGTCGGGTCTCCTCACACATAAACGAACCGCCACCGGTCGCGAGCACCGCGGGCCCTTTCTCGAGAGATTGCGCGATAACCTTTGCCTCACAATCCCTGAACCACGGCTCGCCTTTCGTTGCGAAAGTATCCGATATCGACATGTCGGTTACCTTCTCAATCTGTTTGTCGGAATCGATGAATGGCAGCCTCAGGCGTGTTGCGAGATACGCGCCGATCGTGGATTTGCCGGACGCGGGAAGGCCGACGAGCACGATCGGCCGCGTGCCGAGAGCAGTGACAATCTCTTGTGCGATCGGTGATCTCTCAAGCGTTCTTGGCCGTTCGACAGCTCGCAATCCAAAGGCTGCGCTGGCGCCCCATCTACGACTCTCTTCGACCTGCCAGTGGGAGATGCTTTGGGCACCATCTGGGATTGCGACCTCCTTGCAGACCTCTCGCGCGCGCTGCGCGAGCTCTTCGGCTTCACGTTGCTCCTGAGCGTCTCCGCTCGCTTGCTGGCGAAGTTTCTCCAGCTCCTTGTAAGTATCGTGGTTGACGACCTTGGCCTGGTAGCTAGCTGGTGTATGAAACTCCACCTCGAAGCGGTAGCTGCCGGGAGTGGCAAGCACGGACTTGATGCCAACGAAGGCCGGATCGTGCATCCTGAACCAATTAGCGGTGCTAATTTCGGCGTAGCCTTGCTCCTCAAACGCGAGCATGGCCTTCATGAAGGCAAGTCTGAAATCCTTGTCAGGGATTTCGAAGACGTGACGGACAGCGTTGCTGATCAATTGTGCGGCGTCGGAGACTACGCTCTTACCGGTGAGCTGCTTTCTAATCGAGCTTTCAGATTTTAACCGATGATCGAGATGGGGCATATTCACCTGGAGGTTTGCCTTCCTGAGGGCTCGGGCAACCAAGAAGGCCGTGGTGGTGATTGCCTCCTCTTCCGCCTTAGCGCGGGCAGCCTCCATTTGGGCGCGCTTTGAGGCCTCCTCGCGGGTCAGCTTGACCGTCACGGTGGAATTCTCGGCGACAGGCTGCCGGCCAGAGGATTTGGGCAGAATGTGCTTCTCCACGGCGAGCCCGATCGAGGCTTCCATGATTGAAGCCGCCAGCGTGGGATTGTCCTTTAGATCCTCCAAAGTCGCATCGACGTCGAACCTTCCCTGGCTGAGGGTTGCCGCCAAGCTCTTGCCGAAGGGTGCGGAGTTCAGGCCCGGCGTCTGTTGCAGGAGCCGCTGCAGCTCTCGGCTTTTTTTCATGAAGAGCGGGGCGCCTGTATCGGACTTATAGGCGTCGGTCCCAACCTTGATGCCGAGGCTCAGGAGGTTATTTGCGCTTTGGACGCAATCGTCCGGAATGTAACCATCCGGTCGGGGATCGATGCGCGCAGGATAGTGATCGAGCAATGACTGGACGCGGTCGCGTGGGTGAGGAGCAACCTGATAGGCTTCCGCCAAGTCCGGGAAAAGCTCCGAAAGCGTCTCACTCACCGTCGAGTTTGGATCCGAGCCGCTTTCGACCGCCTTGGGCAGAACCTGCTCATCTTCTCTTGCTGCCCACGCCTTGAGGTCGGCGACGAGCCGCACCGCCGCTTCGCGAGCGACCGGATGGTCTGCAGCCGCGATCTCGTCCCTTGCCCTCTCGAGCTTAGCTTGAATATCCTGGCTGCTGACCTGTTCCTGATTCAACAGGTCGCGGATGTCTCTTCGCAGTTCGTGATGAACGCCCTCGTAGATGCCGAAGATGGCCCGTTCGGCAAACCACCGCTGCGCTTGATGGGATTGCGCAAGAAAGTGTCGCTGCAGGGTACTATAAGTTTCCAAGACATCCTGCGTGGCAGCGAGGATCTGGCGGCCACGACTGAATTGGTAGCTACCGCCCTCCATTGCCGGCGTATGCGATTTTGGCGGCTTGAGCGAGCGAACTCTGCGAGCTTGCTCCTTCTGATCAAACGCGCGAACATGGGCATAAAGCTGCGGCCTGTCACCGATGATAATGACGGTATCACCGTCAAAGTCACCATCGAGTTTTTTTTGTTCACCGATCGGTACGGCCACCAAGGACCCCGGAGCAAACAATTCGGTCGCCTGGAGAATGCCGACGCAGTCGACCCGTGTGTCTACCGTTACGCGGTCCTTGCGCTGGGTCCAGTTCGAATGCGACTTGACATCTTCGGCAGACATCACCAGCCCACGGTCGGCGTAGTTGGATGGCCACATCTCCTCCGGCACCACGATCAGGATGCCTTTCGAAAAAAACGTCGGATCCTCGGGCGTCAGTTGCTTTCGTGACTTCTGCGCGACATTGAAGCTGTATTGCATAGCCACGCATTTATCGAGAAATGCCGCAGTCGGGTCTCCGTCGAATGATAACTTAACGTGCTCGGCGGCGAATGGCCGCAGGTTGGCCTTGTCATAGGGGGACCGGCCGACCAGAACGCCATTTGTTCCTGTCAACGTATCGCTCTTGAGCGTCGGTACATGGAGATCGCCGTCACCGGAGGGTACGGCGACGGCGCCGGGACCATCGATGTGTCCGGCCGTCACGGTACGAAACAGCTGATCGGCCGTCAGGGTTTCTCCTTCTCTGCTCTCAAGCCAGCTCTTGGCCTTCTCGCGCGCTTCTTGTGCCACCTGCTCGCTGCGCGGATAGTGTTGCAACGCCGAGGCGGGCAGCGATGATCTCCTTCCCTCAGCGAAAGCATGGACCCGATCAGCGCCTTGGGCAACCAGGCGAATAACGCCCATACGCTCGGCCAGCGATGCCTTTATGAAGCCGCAGCCGTCATGCGGCCGCAAAGCGATCGGGCCATCTGGTCCAGTCAGCCTGAATGGATGCTGCTCGTTGGCAGGCCGGTCCGGCAGTAGCAACAGCCTGAACGCTCCCTCCAGCGCGTAGTCGTGAGGGCTGAGATCACTGACTGCAGGTGGCGCCGCAAACCCTCTGCGCTGAGTGTAATAATATGCCTCTTTGAACGGGGCCCAGGCGCGGGATAGCTGCTCGAACGCTGTGCCGGGAGCGGTTTCGGAATAAGGTATCGCCAGGAGCTTTCCCCCGGGAGTTATAGGGTCAGGCTCGCCAGGAACGGTCGCTGCGATTTGCGACAGAGTTGGCCTTGGCGCTTTTAACTTGCTTCCGCCGAACAGATCCATGCGATATGGCACACCTTCGACGGCGAGCGTACGCGCCAACATGAACGCGCTCGGCTTTGCCGGGAGTTGCACCGCGACTACGGGCAAGACCCCCGAGGTCAGTCGATGAAAAATCGAATATCGCGTCTCCGGCTCCGTGGCCACTCGCCGCCCCTGCATGTCAACGACTGGTAACTGCAGCAGCCCTACCTCACCCTGCGGCGGCCTGGGCTCGTGATCCATGGCTTGCAGAACCTGATGCACGTCGAAGACGGATGCAGGATGTTGAGCCCGGATCCTCGCCGCATCATGCGTCATGAATGTGTCCAGCGCATCAATGGTCTCGTCTTCCTCAATCTGTGCGATGAGATTCCAGCTTTTGTCCGAAAGATCGCCTTGAATGAGGTCGCGCGCGTTCGCCAGCATCTTCTTGGACCCGCTTTCCAGCTCTTGCCGCCTGATCGCCAAATCGGGCTTGCTGCCCTCGACATGCGGTCGCCGGTAAAAACTCGCCAGGACCTCACGCGCCTTGAGCACCTGATAGATTGAGAGGGCGGGACGGCGGGTCGACAATGATCCGCGGGTTCTCTCGGTATCGCTTGCTGTGAGATGAGCCGCGACCTTCTGCTCCAAGACTGGTTGGAGATCGTTCAGCAGGTATAGAGCTTGCCTACGGTGTCGGCGCGTCGATTTTTGCGAATTGCAGGCCAGCGGCAGCAGAGCGACGCAAAGGTTGCCCATCGACTCGAGGTTGTTCTCGGCCATAAAGCCGGAGCCATGAAGCAATTCCTCGAGCCGAGCTAACCCGATCGGTGCGAGTAAGCCAAGATCGTCGAACAACCGGGCCTTACTCAGGGCCTTGAAAATGGTGGCGATGATTAGAACATCGGCTTGTTCCAAGCGATCAGCCGCATACTCAAGATGATGGGCCACCCGATGTAGCCGATCGCTCAGTAGCGCCGTCTCTGTAATTTCTCCGGTGTCCTCCCCCCTCATGCAACTTCGCCCGAGAGCATGGGCAATCATGCTGAGCTGAGGTGTAGTAAAATCACCGAAGCGCCGGCCTCTCGTACCGAGGTCGCGTGCGAGGCGTATGATCGCCTGGTGGCACGCCGCCTCGTTCGGCCACTTGCTGAAACCATTCGCCAGGACAGCCATGGCCTGTGGATCGAAATGGGAGAGCTGGCCGGGACTCACCTCGCCGGCGATCGCGACCGCAGCGTCGCGGCAATCCGGCTCGTCCGACCACTTGCTGAAACCGTTTACCAGGTTCACCAGGTGGTGCGGTTCGAAATCGGAGAGCTTGCGGGAAAGCACCTCACCGGCGATTGCACCTGTGCCATTGCTACAATCCGGCTCCGCCGGCAACTTGCCGAAACCATTCACCAGGTTGGCCAAGGCCTGTGGATCAAAATGGGAGAGCTGGCCGCGACGCATTATACCCGCGATTGCGACTGTGGCCGTGCGACATTCCGGCTCGTCCGGCCACTTGCTGAAACCATTCACCAGGTTGGCCAAAGCCTGCGGTCCAAAATCGGAGAGCTGGCCGCGATGCATTACACTCGCGATTGCGACTGTGGCCG of the Bradyrhizobium sp. WSM1417 genome contains:
- a CDS encoding shikimate kinase, whose product is MPWLATFLQKVATHFEREFVPRLEDAVHSEKSWCYATTCNAVSREAGGQAGILACKAMAEQVSRLAHQLMRKVEPGALSLFALSFGRHPGSTKCRDATTKVAKLYCGENRVREEPNGQDLSLLVNSFSKWPKEPSCRKAAAAIASEMLSRKRSDFKPQELATLVNGFCKWPSEPGCRMAAVAIADSVRPHRLSEFNKQHLVNLVNGFSKWPDEPGCRKATVAIAGEVRPGQLSHFEPRALANLVNGFSKWPDEPGCRRATVAIAGEVRPGQLSHFEPLHLTNLVNGFSKWPDEPGCRKATIAIAGEVHGGQLSHFERQTLAVLVNGFSKWPDEPSCCEATVAIAGEVRGRQVSHFERQTLAVLVNGFSKWPDEPDCRKATVAIASAVHSRKLSDFEPRHLVNLVNGFSKWPKEPSCCKATVAIAGAVLSRKPADFELQHLANLVNGLSKWRDEPDCRKAIVAIAGQVHRGNLSAFNQQALANLVNGFSKWPKELSCREATVVIADGVLSRKLSDFKPQELVNLVNGFSKWPVEPGCRKAAVAIAGKVRPHQLSDFESQDLANLVNGFSKWPDEPGCRKAILAIADEVRPGQLSDFEPHALANLVNGFSKWPVEPGCRKATVVVAGEVRGGKLSHFDSQALAVLVNGFSKWPVEPDCRSATVAIAGEVRGGELSCFDPQTLANLVNGFSKWPVEPDCRKATVAIAGEVRGGELSYFDPQALAVLVNGFSKWPVEPHCREATVAIAGAMLSRKLSDFEPQHLTNLVNGVSKWPNEPDCREATVAVAHAVLSRKLSDFKPQELVNLVNGFSKWPDEPDCRKAAVAIASTVLSRKLSDFDPQALANLVNGFSKWPDEPNCRKATAAVAGGMRPGQLSHFDPKALAVLVNGFSKWPIEPHCRKATVAIVGAVLSRKLSDFEPQHLTNLVNGCSKWPGEPDCRKATVAIAGIMRRGQLSDFGPQALSNLVNGFCKWPDEPECRTATVAIASVMHRGQLSDFGPQALANLVNGFSKWPDEPECRTATVAIAGIMRRGQLSHFDPQALANLVNGFGKLPAEPDCSNGTGAIAGEVLSRKLSDFEPHHLVNLVNGFSKWSDEPDCRDAAVAIAGEVSPGQLSHFDPQAMAVLANGFSKWPNEAACHQAIIRLARDLGTRGRRFGDFTTPQLSMIAHALGRSCMRGEDTGEITETALLSDRLHRVAHHLEYAADRLEQADVLIIATIFKALSKARLFDDLGLLAPIGLARLEELLHGSGFMAENNLESMGNLCVALLPLACNSQKSTRRHRRQALYLLNDLQPVLEQKVAAHLTASDTERTRGSLSTRRPALSIYQVLKAREVLASFYRRPHVEGSKPDLAIRRQELESGSKKMLANARDLIQGDLSDKSWNLIAQIEEDETIDALDTFMTHDAARIRAQHPASVFDVHQVLQAMDHEPRPPQGEVGLLQLPVVDMQGRRVATEPETRYSIFHRLTSGVLPVVAVQLPAKPSAFMLARTLAVEGVPYRMDLFGGSKLKAPRPTLSQIAATVPGEPDPITPGGKLLAIPYSETAPGTAFEQLSRAWAPFKEAYYYTQRRGFAAPPAVSDLSPHDYALEGAFRLLLLPDRPANEQHPFRLTGPDGPIALRPHDGCGFIKASLAERMGVIRLVAQGADRVHAFAEGRRSSLPASALQHYPRSEQVAQEAREKAKSWLESREGETLTADQLFRTVTAGHIDGPGAVAVPSGDGDLHVPTLKSDTLTGTNGVLVGRSPYDKANLRPFAAEHVKLSFDGDPTAAFLDKCVAMQYSFNVAQKSRKQLTPEDPTFFSKGILIVVPEEMWPSNYADRGLVMSAEDVKSHSNWTQRKDRVTVDTRVDCVGILQATELFAPGSLVAVPIGEQKKLDGDFDGDTVIIIGDRPQLYAHVRAFDQKEQARRVRSLKPPKSHTPAMEGGSYQFSRGRQILAATQDVLETYSTLQRHFLAQSHQAQRWFAERAIFGIYEGVHHELRRDIRDLLNQEQVSSQDIQAKLERARDEIAAADHPVAREAAVRLVADLKAWAAREDEQVLPKAVESGSDPNSTVSETLSELFPDLAEAYQVAPHPRDRVQSLLDHYPARIDPRPDGYIPDDCVQSANNLLSLGIKVGTDAYKSDTGAPLFMKKSRELQRLLQQTPGLNSAPFGKSLAATLSQGRFDVDATLEDLKDNPTLAASIMEASIGLAVEKHILPKSSGRQPVAENSTVTVKLTREEASKRAQMEAARAKAEEEAITTTAFLVARALRKANLQVNMPHLDHRLKSESSIRKQLTGKSVVSDAAQLISNAVRHVFEIPDKDFRLAFMKAMLAFEEQGYAEISTANWFRMHDPAFVGIKSVLATPGSYRFEVEFHTPASYQAKVVNHDTYKELEKLRQQASGDAQEQREAEELAQRAREVCKEVAIPDGAQSISHWQVEESRRWGASAAFGLRAVERPRTLERSPIAQEIVTALGTRPIVLVGLPASGKSTIGAYLATRLRLPFIDSDKQIEKVTDMSISDTFATKGEPWFRDCEAKVIAQSLEKGPAVLATGGGSFMCEETRHLISEKAVSIWLDTDQNKIRKRLSKDKSRPLLQTSDRNKAFNEMVEKRTPHYRHADLTFVPREKRDNKNADVCVQALRTYLCGNGAPDASK